In Calliopsis andreniformis isolate RMS-2024a chromosome 8, iyCalAndr_principal, whole genome shotgun sequence, one DNA window encodes the following:
- the LOC143182063 gene encoding uncharacterized protein LOC143182063 — MTPAWVYTLLPRGSRIELLPVNPWLASYASLGERQCSGQCLRSRDSRDRLVYVKCLRQGKRNLPQYLFSLSCNPQGVKLAHKLVKTGTNIAKRHSGTVKRRFGNIPNSNSLDSDELPSV, encoded by the exons ATGACGCCAGCGTGGGTTTACACGCTGCTGCCGCGAGGCAGTCGCATCGAGCTGCTCCCAGTGAATCCGTGGCTGGCCTCGTACGCGAGTCTCGGCGAACGACAATGCAGCGG CCAGTGTTTGCGTAGCCGGGATTCCAGAG ACCGTCTTGTATACGTTAAATGCCTTCGGCAAGGGAAGAGAAACCTCCCTCAGTATTTATTCAGTCTTTCGTGCAACCCTCAAGGGGTAAAGCTCGCTCATAAACTCGTGAAAACGGGCACAAACATAGCCAAACGGCATAGCGGAACAGTAAAACGCCGTTTCGGAAACATCCCAAACTCAAACTCCCTCGATTCTGACGAGCTGCCAAGCGTCTGA